A genome region from Microplitis demolitor isolate Queensland-Clemson2020A chromosome 1, iyMicDemo2.1a, whole genome shotgun sequence includes the following:
- the LOC103575561 gene encoding TBC1 domain family member 23 codes for MALNEDENTWALELEAALLDAESLSASDIYAMTKGQPIPANLRPDVWQACLDVTNRGNQLIHFNEIFDLPEQNLIRKDCQELVDKLGNDDNDKVSVLSDLESIVTFYCKCRGKSYTSGNGWLELLGPLISLKLPRSATYNLFEAIRDVYIPRGDTHSSILRLLLLYHDPELCSFLDTKRVSPDQYTKGWINTLFAGVCTLPVIHTIWDLYFMQEDPFFMLFSSLVMVVNAREKILSMKDDERQNIIDTLSAMPRAIEVEDVADFCSLAQYYKMTTPNSFKQELYPIMFGEGGDEKLISTALCLPVTADELVENTIEAPLCSSIPSESVRFFLVDCRPVEQYNAGHLPTAFHLDCNLMLQEPAAFATAVDGLLRAQRQALAIGSNAGGEHLCFVGSGRQEEDRYTHMVVASFLQKHTQYVSMVKNGYQAIHEYFGDEVITNLVDHNFQRCLICNSNSSESNSKNTSPMKNKSNSDLFGKIGMAMKLKSQEVKGKLFDYIVNPSTSVTSSNKDDKKDDEPTKRSKSTMPVFSIDDVHDPDMVISNPENEQPVEVVSISQWLKNPQLLHSFKCQEVKVNGYVYESHLLVTDSHLIVLREIPGRRDAAHVIVKRPLSNIVRITSRKHHPDLITFKYGTTQSDMLVISDMDRLLIPNGGEAVKLISQQILKELKSSK; via the exons ATGGCTCTAAATGAAGACGAAAACACCTG gGCATTGGAGTTAGAAGCAGCTCTTCTGGATGCTGAGTCTTTGTCTGCATCAGATATTTACGCCATGACCAAAGGCCAGCCGATTCCTGCTAACTTGAGGCCGGATGTTTGGCAAGCATGTTTAGACGTCACGAATCGCGGCAATCAGTTAATACatttcaatgaaatatttgatCTTCCTGAACAGAACCTCATTAGAAAAGATTGCCAAGAACTCGttg ATAAATTGGGCAACGACGACAATGATAAAGTGTCCGTGCTATCAGATCTGGAGTCGATAGTAACATTTTACTGTAAATGCCGCGGGAAAAGTTACACAAGTGGCAATGGATGGTTAGAACTACTGGGTCCATTGATATCCTTGAAGTTACCACGTTCTGCGACGTACAATCTATTCGAGGCAATACGAGACGTGTATATACCACGTGGTGATACACACAGTTCAATACTACGACTTTTATTGCTCTATCATGATCCCGAATTATGTTCCTTTCTTGATACGAAGCGTGTTTCGCCTGATCAGTATACCAAAGGATGGATTAACACACTTTTTGCTGGAGTATGCACTCTACCTGTTATCCATACAATATGGGATCTTTATTTTATGCAAGAAGATCcttttttcatgttattttcatCACTTGTTATGGTTGTTAATGCTAG agaaaaaatattgagtatgAAAGACGACGAGAGacaaaatataatagataCTTTATCAGCCATGCCACGTGCAATAGAAGTTGAAGATGTTGCTGACTTTTGTTCCTTAGCTCAGTACTACAAAATGACGACACCTAATTCATTTAAACAAGAATTGTATCCAATAATGTTTGGAGAAGGCggtgatgaaaaattaatatcaacagcACTTTGTTTACCAGTTACTGCTGATGAATTAGTAGAAAATACTATTGAAGCGCCACTGTGCTCAAGTATTCCATCCGAGTCAGTGCGTTTTTTTCTCGTAGACTGTCGTCCAGTTGAGCAATACAATGCAGGTCATTTGCCTACAGCATTTCATCTTGACTGTAATTTGATGCTGCAAGAACCTGCTGCTTTTGCAACAGCAGTCGACGGTTTGTTGCGCGCCCAAAGACAAGCGCTCGCAATCGGTTCAAATGCCGGTGGCGAGCATTTGTGTTTTGTCGGAAGTGGTAGACAAGAAGAGGATCGTTATACTCATATGGTTGTCGCATCTTTTTTACAAAAGCACACTCAGTATGTCAGTATGGTTAAAAATGGGTATCAAGCAATACACGAGTACTTTGGCGATGAAGTTATTACGAATCTTGTTGACCATAATTTCCAGCGGTGCTTGATATGTAATTCAAACTCATCGGAGAGCAACTCGAAGAATACTAGTcctatgaaaaataaaagtaactcGGATTTATTTGGCAAAATTGGTATGGCTATGAAACTGAAGAGTCAAGAAGTTAAAGGAAAACTATTTGACTACATTGTTAATCCATCGACGAGTGTTACTAGTAGTAATAAAGATGATAAGAAAGATGATGAGCCTACGAAACGGTCTAAAAGTACAATGCCTGTATTTAGTATTGATGATGTTCATGATCCTGACATGGTTATAAGTAATCCAGAGAATGAACAACCTGTTGAAGTCGTTTCTATAAGTCAGTGGTTGAAAAATCCACAATTGTTACATTCCTTCAAGTGTCAAGAAGTTAAAGTTAATGGATATGTTTATgaaag CCATTTGTTAGTGACTGACAGTCATCTAATAGTACTCCGTGAAATACCAGGACGTAGAGATGCAGCACATGTTATTGTAAAACGTCCATTGTCAAATATTGTTAGAATAACATCACGTAAACATCATCCGGATTTAATAACATTCAAATACGGCACAACACAGAGTGATATGCTTGTTATCTCTGACATGGACAGACTTCTAATTCCCAACGGAGGCGAAgctgttaaattaatttcacaaCAAATTCTAAAGGAATTGAAGAGTTCAAAATAA